From the genome of bacterium, one region includes:
- the tuf gene encoding elongation factor Tu (EF-Tu; promotes GTP-dependent binding of aminoacyl-tRNA to the A-site of ribosomes during protein biosynthesis; when the tRNA anticodon matches the mRNA codon, GTP hydrolysis results; the inactive EF-Tu-GDP leaves the ribosome and release of GDP is promoted by elongation factor Ts; many prokaryotes have two copies of the gene encoding EF-Tu) produces MAKEKFERTKPHVNIGTIGHVDHGKTTLTAAITRVLANRG; encoded by the coding sequence ATGGCCAAGGAAAAATTTGAGAGGACTAAGCCTCACGTCAATATCGGGACGATAGGGCACGTTGACCACGGCAAGACGACGCTGACGGCGGCGATAACCCGCGTTCTGGCGAACCGTGGC